The segment CTGTCGTTGTTTTTCGTCACTGCCACTCAGTTCATGGCGTTGCTTACTACCATAAGAGCCAGTGTTCCCTTTCATATATACGAAGTTGGCGAACTCGCGGTAAGGATTTCGCAGAAATACTCAGTCATTTGTTCTTGTTAGTACATGTTTAATCGAGTTTTGTCTTAAACTAAAGGCAAATGCTGGATAAATGTGAAATCTTTGAAACATTATCTTGATcaatttctcttctttttctgaCAGTTATGTTCCATAAGTTTGGTGTCAGGGCTTTTCATATGCTTGAAAAGTGCAACACAGATGACTCACAAAGCTCAATCCGTAACCAGCATCGCCACTAAATGGAACGTATGCGCCTCTCTAGACACGTTTGATGATCTTGACAGTGGAGATACTCCTAAATATCCAACATCCAGACAACATTTTCAGATTTTGTCGCGCCGTCGTGATGTTACTCGATcatctgatgatgatgaagatggagAAGTAGATAGTGATCTTGACAATACCACGATACATCCAATCTATGCACGTGCCATTTCTTTCCAGAAACGTCAAGCTCTAGGTAAATAATGTATGATTTGGAAAGATGATTGCTGTTAAACGTTTTCACCGTTTTAACTAATTTCAGTTTATTCTTGCTTATGTATAGTGACATATCTAGAGAACAACAAAGCCGGGATCACGGTTTACGGATTCTTGGTGGATAAAACATGGCTTCGGATGATCTTTAGCATTGAGCTTGCTCTTCTTCTATGGCTTCTCAAAAAGACAATCGGTAATATACATATCTGTACTAATATGTCCGTATATTCATTACATGACCACTCTACATACATTACTGAAAAAGTGAAAACATTCTCTCTTCGTGGTTTTGTTTTTTGGCAGTGAacataacatgaaaacaaaacccGTGTCTTGGTTTCTCTCACAACGCACGACATAATTAGTGTCAGAGATGATTTTTCCACAATGGCGAGTATCATAGCATTATTTTGTACATCGTCTGTTGATGCCTTGGTGGAATATATGTTTATCGGTGTTTGATCTTCTGTgagttatatatgtatatgtatccAGCTCAGGTTTGTTGTTGTGTAAAACTGATATTCTTCTTATATGTTTGGTCATAATGATGAATTTTTGGGTGAATGTATGATTTATGGATTtagccctttttcaaaaaaaaaaaaagtatgattTATGGATTTGCGATGCTTCTGATAAtcttttatactattaaaacaatatGCTGAGCTGGCGCTTTTATTCAAGTTTTCAAATTCAGTGACGAAGATGACACCTAGGGACTGTTCGAAAATCAAATCACAGCCGTTAATTCCATGCGTGTCTGCTGGGACAAATAAATCTCCTTCATCAGCAAATATATACGACTTCACGTTGTTTCGATCACAGAGAGATAAACTGTGTGTCGTCCATTCAATTGACGGTGTAAAACGTGTAAAAAACGACGTCGTCGTCACAAATAACGTTTCCCCTCGACAAGCGCCAAACCAGTTAAAAATCTCTTTTTGGAAAATatcctttttctctctctctctctcaactaCTCACTCTTCATTTCAAATTTCAGAAaccaatctctctctctactctctctcatCGATAAGCATCTTCGAGCAATGGAGACTTCATCGGCGATCTCAATGGGTACTTGTTTGAAAGAGCACCAGAAGATCTACAAGGAATGGTTTAACATCGCCGATTCAGGTTTCAGTGTTTTTCTCCCCCCTTTACTAGTCTCTCGTAGATGATTCCGTTCGAACTTTTGAAATTCAGATGGAGATGGACGTGTTTCTGGGAACGATGCTACGAAGTTCTTCGCCATGTCAAAGCTTTCTCGTCAGGAACTCAAACAGGTTTATATTCATTACGATTCGACGGTTTTAAGATTGATTTTATGAATCCATGGAGATTTTAAGTGGATTAGTGTAGAACTCAAACAATATTCATATGAATCGATGTAGCTTTCTCCTTggttttaatattaattttgctAATTTCGGGAATCTATGGAGATTTCAAGTGGATTTGAAGTGTAgaatcaaaagattatttgtatGTTTGATTGGAATAAattgtgtttttgtttaaaagGTTTGGGCAGTTGCGGATTCGAAGAGGCAGGGGTTTCTAGGTTTGACTGAGTTCATCACTGCGATGAAGGTATGTATGACCGTGTCAATCTTAATGAGTTGATTTGAATAAATATTTGTGTAAAATGAGAGtcttactcttttttttctttttttttttttttgcttagctCGTCACATTGGCACAAGAAGGACATGAGATTACTTCAGATCTTCTGAAGGGTTCTGGTGAGTGAACAATATAGGATGAACAATTTTCAGATCAAAGAGAGTAGACTCATCTGTGGCTAATGTGTATCCTTCTTATTCTAGTTGATCTGATGAGTGTGGAACTTCCTGTGTTGGAAGGACTGGAGAATGTGGTTTCTGTAAGGCTCATTCTTATctcattttgtttttaaaagctTTTACATGATTTGCTTTTCTGAATCCGATATTTATCTTTACATGTTTGCTTACAGAAACAGAAAGCATCAAAAGCATATGCTGATGACGAAGACAATGGTAAAACAACATTGTCCTTTTTTGCAATTTTTTCACTCATGACTTGTGTTTGTTTTGGTTATCTTACAGTTATTGGTTTGCTCGTTTAAACTTGCAGTAGTTACTCAGCCACAAGTAGTCAAGGAAAAAGCTCCCTGGTTCAAATCAAAAGCTATTATAAAGGTTTCATACAACTTGGTTTATTGCTGCAAAATGCCATGTCGTGTGGTCTAACAAGTaagctgatttttttttcatgtgcAGCCTCAGGTTAATGTGGTGACAATCGTTGATGGCTTGAAAAGATTGTACGCTGAAAAGCTAAAGCCTTTGGAAGTCACATATCGTTTCAATGATTTTGCATCTCCAGTGCTGGTGAGTGAACTTATACCCGTTGTGGGGTTTTATTTTATCTCGTTTTTCAGTTAATTACAGCACTTATATACTATGTAACACTTGTTCTTTTACTATATGCAGACTAATAGTGATTTTGATGCCAAACCCATGGTCATGCTTTTGGGTCAATATTCCACCGGGAAAACaacatttataaaacatttgctGGGATGTGAATATCCAGGTAATTTTCTCACTTTTCTAGCAAGTCATATATACTTTTCAGTCACCACTATCTGATCTCACCACTGTCCGCTTGTTATCAGGAGCTCACATTGGTCCAGAACCAACAACAGATAGATTTGTGGTTGCAATGGTATGTTGACGTGTCTTGATTTGATTGTAGTAGAATAATTGCTAGTTACCTCATTTTAGATCAAATCTTATGAATTATTTTCCTTATAGAGCGGACCAGATGAGCGGACCATACCTGGAAATACAATGGCTGTTCAAGCTGACATGCCATTTAACGGGTTAACAAGTTTTGGAGGTGCTTTCCTATCAAAGTTCGAGTGCTCTCAGATGCCTCATCCTGTGAGTATTTAAGCATCTccttactttctctctcttttttatcGCATCTTCTGTTGTTTTATATGAGGTTTGTCTTTATGCGTGTGTAGCTCTTGGACCAGATCACTCTTGTAGACACTCCAGGAGTTCTTTCAGGAGAGAAACAAAGGATGCAAAGAAGCTATGACTTCACCGGTGTCATCTCATGGTTTGCATCTAAGTGTGACATGATTCTGCTTCTTTTCGATCCCCACAAGCTCGACATCAGCGATGAATTCAAGCGTGTCATTACATCTCTGCGTGGTAACGAGGACAAGATACGTGTAGTCTTAAACAAAGCTGACCAAGTTGATACTCAACAAGTAAGTTCTCGTTTCCTTCTCATTCATTTATTGCATACATAAATTTTAACTTCTAATCACTGTTGTTTAATAGCTAATGAGAGTGTATGGAGCCTTGATGTGGTCCCTTGGTAAAGTTTTGAACACACCAGAGGTCGTGCGTGTCTATATTGGGTATGCGTTTGAATAAAACCCGAGTCgtttgtttggttttatttgGCTACACACTAAATTCATTTGCTATTGCTTTTAACTTGTGCAGATCCTTCAATGATAAACCCATAAACGAAGCTGTCGTTGGTCCAATTGGTAAAGAACTGTTTGAGAAAGAGCAAAACGATCTCATCACAGACTTAATGACCATACCTAAGAAAGCATGCGACAGAAAGGTATGATTTCGACGAGTTACAAACAAAGATTTATTCTCCAATAAGAAACATGGACGATTATTTTGCAGATTAATgagtttttcttttattgttttCAAGATTAACGAGTTTGTGAAGAGAGCTCGAGCTGCGAAGATCAATGCCTACATAATGAGTCATCTGAAGAAAGAAATGCCGGCAATGATGGGAAAGTCCAAAGCTCAGCAACGTCTCATGGACAATCTTCAACAAGAATTTGAAAAGGTTAGTAACATCTAAAGCTCAAACTTAGAGTAATTGCAGTAGATGTTGTTAAAAGTTGAGAGTCAAAATACAGTTCTATTTTGGAAATTGTAATAGGTTTATTAATTTTCTGTACTGATTTCAGATATGAAAATATGTAAATTGTTGAACAtgagtttaaaaatattaaacaggTGCAACAAGAGTATCATCTCCCAGCTGGAGATTTCCCAAGTGTGGAGCATTTTAGAGAAGTATTGGGAGGATATAA is part of the Brassica rapa cultivar Chiifu-401-42 chromosome A09, CAAS_Brap_v3.01, whole genome shotgun sequence genome and harbors:
- the LOC103839856 gene encoding EH domain-containing protein 2 isoform X2, which codes for METSSAISMGTCLKEHQKIYKEWFNIADSDGDGRVSGNDATKFFAMSKLSRQELKQVWAVADSKRQGFLGLTEFITAMKLVTLAQEGHEITSDLLKGSVDLMSVELPVLEGLENVVSKQKASKAYADDEDNVTQPQVVKEKAPWFKSKAIIKPQVNVVTIVDGLKRLYAEKLKPLEVTYRFNDFASPVLTNSDFDAKPMVMLLGQYSTGKTTFIKHLLGCEYPGAHIGPEPTTDRFVVAMSGPDERTIPGNTMAVQADMPFNGLTSFGGAFLSKFECSQMPHPLLDQITLVDTPGVLSGEKQRMQRSYDFTGVISWFASKCDMILLLFDPHKLDISDEFKRVITSLRGNEDKIRVVLNKADQVDTQQLMRVYGALMWSLGKVLNTPEVVRVYIGSFNDKPINEAVVGPIGKELFEKEQNDLITDLMTIPKKACDRKINEFVKRARAAKINAYIMSHLKKEMPAMMGKSKAQQRLMDNLQQEFEKVQQEYHLPAGDFPSVEHFREVLGGYNIDKFEKLKPKMIQAVDDMLGYDIPDLLKKFRNPYE
- the LOC103839856 gene encoding EH domain-containing protein 2 isoform X1, with protein sequence METSSAISMGTCLKEHQKIYKEWFNIADSDGDGRVSGNDATKFFAMSKLSRQELKQVWAVADSKRQGFLGLTEFITAMKLVTLAQEGHEITSDLLKGSVDLMSVELPVLEGLENVVSKQKASKAYADDEDNVVTQPQVVKEKAPWFKSKAIIKPQVNVVTIVDGLKRLYAEKLKPLEVTYRFNDFASPVLTNSDFDAKPMVMLLGQYSTGKTTFIKHLLGCEYPGAHIGPEPTTDRFVVAMSGPDERTIPGNTMAVQADMPFNGLTSFGGAFLSKFECSQMPHPLLDQITLVDTPGVLSGEKQRMQRSYDFTGVISWFASKCDMILLLFDPHKLDISDEFKRVITSLRGNEDKIRVVLNKADQVDTQQLMRVYGALMWSLGKVLNTPEVVRVYIGSFNDKPINEAVVGPIGKELFEKEQNDLITDLMTIPKKACDRKINEFVKRARAAKINAYIMSHLKKEMPAMMGKSKAQQRLMDNLQQEFEKVQQEYHLPAGDFPSVEHFREVLGGYNIDKFEKLKPKMIQAVDDMLGYDIPDLLKKFRNPYE